The following proteins come from a genomic window of Mobula hypostoma chromosome 15, sMobHyp1.1, whole genome shotgun sequence:
- the LOC134357096 gene encoding BTB/POZ domain-containing protein KCTD6 encodes MDNGDWGQMMGDPVTLNVGGHLYSTSISTLTRYPDSMLGVMFRGDFPTAKDSQGNYFIDRDGPLFRYILNFLRTADLTLPHGFKEIDLLRKEADFYQIEPLIHCLNDPKPLYSLDTFEEVVELSSTRKLSKYSNPVAVIITQLTITTKVHALLEGISNYFTKWNKHMMDTRDFQVSFTFGPCDYHQEVSLRVHLMEYIAKQGFTIRMTRVHHMSERANENTVEHNWTFCRLARKTDE; translated from the exons ATGGATAATGGAGACTGGGGCCAGATG atGGGTGACCCAGTCACTCTTAATGTTGGAGGACATCTGTATTCAACATCAATTTCTACTCTCACGAGGTACCCAGACTCCATGTTGGGTGTAATGTTCAGGGGAGATTTCCCCACTGCCAAAGACTCCCAAGGAAATTATTTCATTGATAGAGATGGACCTCTCTTCAGATACATCTTGAACTTTCTAAGGACAGCAGATCTGACACTACCTCATGGCTTTAAAGAAATTGATCTCCTTAGAAAAGAGGCTGATTTTTATCAGATAGAACCTTTAATTCATTGTCTAAATGACCCTAAGCCCCTTTATTCATTAGATACCTTTGAGGAGGTGGTGGAACTGTCTAGCACACGCAAACTTTCCAAATATTCCAATCCAGTAGCTGTTATAATAACACAATTGACAATCACAACGAAAGTGCATGCTCTCCTTGAGGGTATCTCAAACTATTTCACAAAATGGAACAAACACATGATGGATACCAGAGATTTTCAGGTGTCCTTCACATTTGGACCCTGTGATTATCACCAGGAGGTGTCTCTTCGTGTTCATCTGATGGAATACATTGCAAAGCAGGGCTTTACTATTAGAATGACGAGGGTACATCATATGAGTGAGAGAGCAAATGAGAACACTGTAGAACACAACTGGACTTTCTGCAGACTAGCCCGGAAAACTGATGAATGA